A genomic stretch from Candidatus Methanomassiliicoccus intestinalis Issoire-Mx1 includes:
- the cobN gene encoding cobaltochelatase subunit CobN, producing MKILNISIRVKDTSFYSETEELRKMGHDIDLTECTSDELDADDDLFKSLIGTISKTDFVIIRVSGDVSIFKKSQIFLEEIQNAETSLLIVNNILEKSFQYRNLFLQGDDDYTLLTRYAALGGSSNNKGILIWALNTFENKNLDLPEPIIPPAQGVYYPGRKSTDILEYIHELDKTKPVIGLLLSQRKWNSGKLDHIDRLIHAIEDKGASALPIFLNYAENKDTGCIGIKGIIDNCLLCDEKSVVDFVINTIPSSITIEAKLRSEDPNDKFLERLGVPVMQSPVIVYDEERWKSDIYGLTNAEIAYDVAFPEFDGQIISIPNASSETDESNVQYYSSIESRVDDVADMAVMWARLRKIPNNEKKVAIILYMYPPASSHAGGAADLDTFQSVRNMLIRLKNEGYSLDWIPESSEELVEKIFAGITNDTEWVSDQDISSRAAAMISKHEYETWFNELSEDQKNFLIKDWGKPPGSVLVINKSIAVPGIINGNVMISFQPSRGKDIQSAYHNHNCSMPHQYVSFYKWLRHSFGANAVIHVGTHGTLEWLPGKGVALSKDCCPDYVLSGLPNLYPYVIGNPGEGTQAKRRSYAVLVDHMIPAMVRAGSYDDISELESVLQTYMKTESMKQMDQLDIVKKDLYDIIKRLSMFSDIGLEESASPEQVGEMADELYDYVLNFKENIIKDGLHVFGTAPSGERLYEMIYSLVRLRNGNVPSLLESIAHARGLNFRELKADCSAYDEASGLFNGDLVDEIEEEAMNLIRLLSSAEFNAEECRNIATSRYPQDNSDLLAAIDFICQELRPNIEKITEEMDSLMIGLNGEYVLPGPSGCPTRGRAQILPTGRNFFTVDPEAVPTPASWELGKRMAEQMIERYLKDKGAYPESIAIVIWSTDTMKTGGDDVAYILHLMGVKPVWAGYGNQVIGLEVVPLSELGRPRIDVTINMSGLFRDTFPNLTDLINKAVQIVSELDEADETNYLKMHFRKELMDNISAGMPEDEARKRSMLRIFSSSPGQYGTGVNVLISTSNWKDRSDLGAYYREVGCYAYGMGINGVPDPETYKKKLSRVKVTVKNSTSREYDLFDNDDVFQYLGGLNSAVESVTGSMPMSLIGCSADTDDPVLRTIQEESRYVFRSKVLNPKYEKGLREHGFRGASEILKMFEYVFGWDATSDIIENWMYDGLAENYLLDDEVRGWIEESNPYAVRDMIGVLLEAADRDMWKPSEATAEKLKDLYLKNEAVLEKITDV from the coding sequence ATGAAGATTTTAAACATCAGTATAAGAGTGAAAGATACCTCTTTTTATTCAGAAACGGAAGAACTCAGGAAAATGGGACACGACATAGATCTTACTGAATGCACTTCTGATGAATTGGATGCTGATGACGATCTTTTTAAAAGTTTAATTGGAACAATAAGCAAAACTGATTTTGTGATTATAAGAGTATCCGGAGATGTATCCATCTTTAAGAAAAGCCAGATCTTTCTTGAAGAGATTCAGAATGCTGAAACTTCTCTGCTCATTGTTAATAATATTCTGGAAAAATCATTTCAATACCGGAACTTATTCTTACAGGGCGATGATGATTACACTCTTTTGACCAGATATGCAGCTCTTGGCGGTAGCAGCAATAACAAAGGCATTCTCATCTGGGCGCTGAATACTTTTGAAAACAAAAATCTGGATCTTCCTGAACCGATCATTCCCCCTGCACAGGGAGTTTATTATCCAGGCAGAAAATCTACAGATATTTTAGAATATATTCATGAATTGGATAAAACTAAACCTGTTATAGGTCTGCTTCTCAGCCAGCGTAAATGGAATTCTGGAAAACTTGACCACATCGACCGGCTCATACATGCGATTGAGGATAAGGGAGCATCTGCGCTGCCCATTTTCTTGAATTATGCAGAAAATAAAGATACTGGATGTATTGGAATCAAAGGAATTATTGACAACTGCCTGCTGTGCGATGAAAAATCTGTGGTTGATTTTGTCATAAACACTATTCCATCTTCAATAACTATCGAAGCGAAACTGCGCTCAGAAGATCCAAATGACAAATTTCTCGAAAGACTCGGCGTGCCTGTTATGCAGTCTCCTGTAATCGTCTATGATGAAGAAAGGTGGAAATCTGACATCTATGGTCTTACAAATGCCGAGATTGCATATGATGTGGCCTTTCCTGAATTTGACGGTCAGATAATCTCAATACCCAATGCCAGCTCGGAGACTGATGAAAGCAATGTGCAGTACTATTCTTCCATAGAATCAAGAGTTGATGATGTAGCGGACATGGCTGTAATGTGGGCCAGGCTTAGAAAAATTCCCAACAATGAAAAGAAAGTCGCTATTATCCTGTACATGTACCCTCCAGCGTCTTCTCATGCCGGGGGAGCCGCAGACCTGGATACTTTTCAGAGCGTCAGAAATATGCTCATCCGCCTGAAAAATGAAGGATATTCTCTAGATTGGATACCTGAAAGCAGCGAAGAACTGGTGGAAAAGATCTTTGCTGGAATAACTAATGATACGGAATGGGTCTCTGATCAGGATATATCTTCAAGAGCTGCAGCAATGATCTCTAAACATGAGTATGAAACGTGGTTCAATGAATTATCTGAAGATCAGAAGAATTTCCTGATCAAAGACTGGGGAAAACCTCCAGGCAGCGTTCTTGTCATCAACAAATCGATTGCTGTGCCTGGAATAATCAACGGAAACGTAATGATCAGTTTCCAGCCCAGCAGAGGCAAGGATATTCAATCGGCATACCACAACCACAACTGCTCAATGCCGCATCAGTATGTTTCATTCTACAAGTGGCTCAGACACTCATTCGGTGCAAATGCCGTCATACATGTTGGAACACACGGCACATTGGAATGGCTTCCGGGCAAGGGAGTTGCCCTGTCTAAAGACTGCTGTCCAGATTATGTGCTCAGCGGACTTCCGAATCTTTATCCGTATGTCATAGGCAATCCCGGGGAAGGAACGCAGGCAAAGAGGAGAAGTTATGCTGTTCTTGTGGACCACATGATTCCTGCTATGGTCAGAGCAGGTTCGTATGATGACATAAGCGAACTGGAATCTGTGCTTCAAACATATATGAAGACAGAATCGATGAAGCAGATGGATCAGCTGGACATAGTAAAGAAAGATTTGTATGATATAATCAAACGCCTCAGCATGTTCAGCGATATCGGTCTGGAAGAGAGCGCTTCGCCAGAGCAGGTTGGTGAGATGGCTGATGAGCTTTATGATTATGTGCTTAACTTCAAAGAAAATATCATAAAGGATGGTCTTCACGTATTCGGAACGGCGCCTTCCGGGGAGCGTCTGTATGAGATGATCTATTCATTAGTACGCTTGAGAAATGGTAATGTGCCGTCACTCCTTGAGTCAATCGCACATGCACGCGGATTGAATTTCAGAGAATTGAAAGCAGACTGTTCTGCATATGATGAAGCATCAGGTCTGTTCAATGGGGATCTAGTCGATGAGATTGAAGAAGAGGCGATGAATCTGATACGTTTACTGTCGTCTGCTGAATTCAATGCGGAAGAATGCAGAAATATTGCAACTTCCAGATATCCGCAGGATAACAGTGATCTTCTTGCAGCAATAGATTTCATATGTCAAGAGCTCCGGCCTAACATTGAAAAAATAACTGAAGAAATGGACAGCTTGATGATCGGATTGAATGGTGAATATGTTCTTCCGGGCCCTTCTGGATGTCCTACAAGGGGAAGAGCGCAGATTCTTCCTACCGGCAGAAACTTTTTCACGGTCGATCCCGAGGCTGTACCCACTCCGGCCAGCTGGGAGTTGGGAAAGAGAATGGCAGAACAGATGATAGAGCGCTATCTGAAGGATAAGGGAGCATACCCCGAAAGCATAGCAATTGTTATCTGGTCTACAGATACGATGAAAACCGGGGGAGATGATGTAGCCTACATTCTTCATCTGATGGGTGTAAAACCGGTATGGGCGGGCTACGGCAATCAGGTAATAGGCTTGGAGGTAGTCCCCTTATCAGAGCTGGGAAGACCGAGAATTGATGTTACAATAAACATGAGCGGACTTTTCCGGGATACATTTCCCAATCTTACCGATCTAATCAACAAGGCGGTACAGATCGTGTCTGAACTGGATGAGGCTGATGAAACAAACTACCTTAAAATGCATTTCAGAAAAGAGTTGATGGATAACATTTCGGCAGGTATGCCGGAGGATGAAGCGAGAAAGCGTTCTATGCTGAGAATCTTCAGCAGTTCTCCGGGACAGTATGGAACCGGAGTAAACGTTCTCATCAGCACTTCAAATTGGAAAGATCGTTCTGACCTGGGAGCATACTATAGAGAGGTAGGCTGCTACGCATACGGCATGGGAATCAATGGAGTTCCTGATCCAGAGACATATAAGAAAAAATTATCCAGGGTTAAAGTGACTGTAAAGAACAGTACAAGCCGTGAATATGACCTATTTGACAATGATGATGTTTTCCAATATCTGGGAGGACTTAATTCTGCAGTTGAGTCAGTCACAGGCTCAATGCCGATGTCTCTCATAGGCTGTTCTGCTGATACGGATGATCCAGTTTTGAGGACTATTCAGGAAGAATCTCGTTATGTATTCAGAAGCAAAGTTCTCAATCCGAAATATGAAAAGGGCCTGAGGGAACACGGTTTCAGGGGGGCATCGGAGATTCTGAAAATGTTTGAGTATGTCTTTGGCTGGGATGCTACTTCAGATATCATTGAAAACTGGATGTATGACGGATTAGCAGAAAACTACCTTCTAGATGATGAAGTCAGAGGATGGATTGAAGAAAGCAATCCTTATGCCGTCCGCGACATGATCGGAGTATTGCTGGAAGCTGCAGACCGCGACATGTGGAAGCCTTCAGAGGCTACGGCTGAAAAGCTGAAGGATCTGTATCTGAAAAATGAAGCCGTTCTGGAAAAGATCACGGATGTTTAG
- a CDS encoding ABC transporter ATP-binding protein — MEIKLDKVHFSYNAHQPVLRRINMILDQPGLTCIIGPNGVGKSTLIKCIDKLLKPTEGEVTLDGRSIKNYTLGELSKIMGFVPASSSDNFSMTVVDTVLMGRHPFQKIGSEKEDMHIVYETLKALNITHLAMRNYDELSAGQHQKVALARGLAQQPAVLLLDEPTANLDVRHQVKVIELLHKLAHEKGMIIIMVSHDLNIAVKYADKIIVMSTPGVIYKVGLPNDVITEETIRYVYGMNCQIIEVEGRPHIILGSAISDEEMVMLHKDEDFIQD; from the coding sequence TTGGAAATCAAGCTTGATAAAGTTCATTTTTCATACAATGCACATCAGCCGGTCCTGCGCAGAATAAATATGATTCTTGATCAGCCTGGACTTACCTGTATCATAGGACCCAATGGAGTCGGTAAATCTACTTTGATCAAATGCATTGATAAACTTCTCAAACCTACTGAGGGGGAAGTCACACTTGACGGCAGATCGATCAAGAATTACACCCTTGGTGAATTATCAAAAATAATGGGATTTGTTCCTGCATCTTCATCTGATAATTTTTCAATGACAGTAGTGGACACAGTTCTGATGGGAAGGCATCCCTTCCAAAAGATCGGTTCTGAAAAAGAAGATATGCACATTGTTTATGAAACATTGAAAGCACTAAACATTACCCATCTGGCAATGAGAAACTATGACGAACTGAGCGCAGGGCAGCATCAGAAAGTTGCCCTAGCCAGAGGACTTGCGCAGCAGCCCGCAGTGCTTCTTTTGGATGAGCCTACTGCCAATCTCGATGTCAGACATCAGGTAAAAGTAATTGAACTGCTGCACAAACTGGCTCATGAAAAAGGAATGATCATAATCATGGTCAGCCATGATCTCAACATCGCTGTAAAGTATGCAGATAAGATAATTGTCATGTCAACTCCAGGTGTGATCTATAAGGTCGGACTGCCGAACGATGTCATCACTGAAGAGACGATCAGATATGTTTACGGAATGAACTGCCAGATCATCGAAGTTGAGGGGAGGCCTCACATAATTCTCGGAAGTGCCATCTCTGATGAAGAAATGGTCATGCTTCATAAAGATGAAGATTTTATTCAAGATTAA
- a CDS encoding FecCD family ABC transporter permease gives MIAPWKKYYDDFDPDSSAEEAELMKKYGNYVYKKYIFIIICIIGAFIVAGFATTIGPYDIGFFESYRIIFDHILGNVQDANKDYIIWTVRLPRIVAGLIAGAALAVAGATMQSTMKNPLADPYTTGISAGASFGATIAIVMGFSLTGGNYAVVINAFIFSLIPMAVIMLVSTIRHASPTTIILSGLAVMYLFNAMTTLLMLMADPNALEDAFRWQVGTLGYSSWDTIPIMFVVSLIGGLLLQILSSKINVLTSGDESARSLGIDADKLRLICLVIVSLMAAAVVSFTGIIGFIGLVCPHICRMFVGSDSKYLLPSSAAFGAVFLILADLIGRTIIAPTVLQVGVITAFIGGPVLLYLLIKQKKDVW, from the coding sequence TTGATAGCGCCTTGGAAAAAGTACTATGATGATTTCGATCCCGACAGCTCTGCAGAAGAAGCAGAGCTGATGAAAAAATATGGAAACTATGTTTACAAAAAGTATATTTTCATAATTATTTGCATAATCGGAGCATTCATCGTTGCCGGATTTGCTACTACAATCGGTCCATATGATATAGGATTTTTCGAGTCATACAGGATCATATTTGATCATATTTTGGGAAATGTCCAAGATGCAAATAAAGACTATATTATCTGGACTGTGAGGCTTCCGCGGATTGTTGCTGGATTGATTGCAGGTGCAGCCCTGGCGGTTGCCGGTGCAACTATGCAGAGCACTATGAAAAATCCTCTGGCAGATCCATACACTACAGGAATCTCGGCAGGTGCTTCCTTCGGCGCCACTATTGCAATTGTAATGGGGTTTTCTTTAACTGGAGGAAACTATGCGGTCGTAATCAACGCCTTCATATTTTCATTGATTCCAATGGCTGTCATCATGCTTGTCTCTACGATAAGACACGCATCCCCGACAACCATCATCCTCTCTGGCCTGGCAGTCATGTATCTCTTCAATGCTATGACTACTCTCTTGATGCTCATGGCCGACCCTAATGCTTTAGAAGATGCTTTCAGGTGGCAGGTAGGCACCCTTGGATACTCTTCCTGGGATACGATACCGATAATGTTCGTTGTAAGCCTGATAGGCGGACTGCTGCTGCAGATACTCTCTAGTAAAATCAACGTTCTGACATCTGGAGATGAAAGTGCAAGGTCCCTCGGAATCGATGCAGACAAACTGAGGCTGATCTGTCTAGTTATCGTATCACTCATGGCTGCGGCGGTTGTCAGTTTTACAGGAATTATCGGTTTCATAGGACTCGTGTGTCCGCATATCTGTAGAATGTTTGTAGGATCTGACAGTAAGTATCTTCTACCATCATCAGCGGCATTCGGGGCTGTATTTCTTATTCTGGCGGACTTAATCGGACGGACAATCATTGCACCAACGGTTCTGCAGGTGGGAGTGATTACTGCATTCATCGGCGGTCCTGTACTGCTGTATTTACTCATAAAACAAAAAAAGGATGTGTGGTGA
- a CDS encoding ABC transporter substrate-binding protein, with translation MGNKKVYAVILVIVLVVAAAGAYFAFSSSDDSYRSSNTDGRLAVLGNADENDYLDSKDIDVINDMIENGKYSQMADANNDGVVNDADAKMVQEIIDLKKYNEGKADSEKKSMTVNYISVDNKVLSAEIPVLKIVILNSQRSLSLAIAINAGDNIVALNDYIYTYWDENLFKNYKDLPTVGDRKEPSLEEILKTDADTIYAGSETKYGVNIQGNTLGDKQVLRLVTYEDGRLADGALMLGFFTDHDEDAQKYVKWMDDLTSKIDDKLSKIEDKDKTRFYVGTPTYMYAGLDGVSTALSASGATNVGNLIITDPTKPGASTSEYIEDILKCNPQYIIGGKYIYTHQSESEIKAVYDSMDFSKFAITDGYVNNEIYMINYDLPFCIHTLIGSTIFFPEAFSVAELEDTIKDYLSQFCETNGYEFNMYNFVYFPAD, from the coding sequence ATGGGCAATAAAAAAGTGTATGCAGTAATTCTTGTCATTGTTTTAGTCGTTGCAGCTGCAGGAGCTTATTTCGCATTCAGCAGCAGTGATGACAGTTACAGATCATCTAATACCGATGGCAGGCTTGCTGTTCTTGGAAATGCAGATGAGAATGATTACCTCGACTCAAAAGACATAGATGTAATTAATGACATGATCGAAAACGGCAAATATTCGCAGATGGCCGATGCCAACAATGACGGTGTTGTGAATGATGCCGATGCAAAAATGGTTCAGGAAATCATAGATCTTAAAAAATACAACGAGGGAAAAGCGGATTCTGAAAAGAAATCCATGACTGTCAACTATATTTCTGTAGATAATAAAGTTCTTTCAGCTGAGATCCCCGTTCTTAAAATCGTTATTCTTAACAGCCAAAGATCACTCAGTCTTGCTATTGCCATCAATGCTGGAGATAATATTGTCGCTTTGAATGATTATATTTACACATACTGGGATGAAAATCTTTTCAAAAATTACAAAGATCTGCCGACTGTGGGAGATAGAAAAGAACCCAGCCTTGAGGAGATTCTAAAAACTGATGCGGATACTATTTATGCCGGTTCTGAAACTAAATACGGCGTCAACATTCAGGGAAATACCTTGGGAGATAAACAGGTCCTTCGTTTGGTAACATATGAAGATGGAAGACTGGCTGACGGCGCATTGATGCTGGGATTCTTCACAGATCATGATGAAGACGCTCAGAAGTATGTAAAATGGATGGATGACCTTACCAGCAAGATTGATGATAAGCTGAGCAAGATTGAAGATAAAGACAAAACAAGATTCTATGTCGGAACACCTACCTACATGTATGCAGGTCTGGACGGGGTCTCCACGGCGCTGTCCGCAAGCGGTGCAACCAATGTCGGAAATCTGATAATCACCGATCCTACCAAACCGGGTGCCTCTACATCCGAATATATTGAAGATATTCTGAAGTGTAATCCACAGTACATAATTGGTGGAAAATACATATACACTCATCAGAGCGAGAGTGAAATCAAAGCAGTTTATGACAGCATGGATTTCAGTAAATTTGCCATTACTGACGGCTATGTCAACAATGAAATTTACATGATTAACTATGATCTGCCGTTTTGTATACACACTCTGATCGGAAGCACCATATTCTTCCCTGAAGCCTTTAGTGTTGCTGAATTAGAGGATACGATCAAGGATTATCTCAGCCAGTTTTGTGAAACAAACGGCTATGAGTTTAACATGTATAATTTCGTCTATTTTCCAGCCGACTGA
- a CDS encoding ABC transporter ATP-binding protein — protein sequence MDEEIIVRTRDLVKKFGDFTAVDKINVNIRRGEIFGFLGPNGAGKTTTMRIITTLASPTSGSIEIEGHDVTEISDPVKEKIGIIQQHIALDRDVSVRENIRYHAILHRIPKKEAEARIEELASLMGLDSYMDKLVVNLSGGWKRRVAIVCAIIHKPAILFLDEPTAGLDTQSRHMLWDLIRRLNDMGTTIFVTTHYMDEAEELCDRVAIINHGKIVCEGTPAELCSSIGSWAVEYIDSDKRKTYRYFPDRKASKEFQDLLPANACVVSRATNLEDVFLEHTGRDVEATQEVKYRI from the coding sequence ATGGATGAAGAGATCATTGTGCGCACCAGAGACCTGGTAAAAAAATTTGGAGATTTTACTGCTGTCGATAAAATAAACGTCAATATCAGACGCGGAGAAATCTTCGGCTTTCTGGGTCCGAACGGAGCGGGCAAAACTACCACCATGCGCATAATAACTACTTTGGCAAGTCCAACATCCGGTTCCATTGAAATAGAAGGGCATGACGTCACCGAGATTTCAGACCCTGTAAAAGAGAAGATTGGCATCATCCAGCAGCATATTGCTTTAGACAGGGATGTATCTGTAAGAGAAAATATTCGCTACCATGCCATTTTGCACCGCATTCCAAAAAAGGAAGCTGAAGCCAGAATAGAGGAGCTTGCCTCCCTGATGGGGCTTGACTCGTACATGGATAAACTGGTAGTCAACCTTTCAGGAGGATGGAAACGGAGAGTTGCCATTGTCTGTGCCATAATTCACAAGCCTGCGATTCTTTTCCTAGACGAACCTACGGCAGGTTTAGACACTCAGTCAAGACACATGCTGTGGGATCTCATCAGGCGGCTCAATGATATGGGCACGACAATATTCGTTACTACACATTACATGGATGAAGCTGAAGAGCTCTGCGACCGTGTGGCTATCATCAATCATGGGAAAATTGTCTGTGAAGGAACACCTGCTGAACTCTGCTCTTCAATCGGTTCCTGGGCTGTTGAATACATTGATTCTGATAAAAGAAAGACTTACAGATATTTTCCAGACAGAAAGGCTTCTAAGGAATTTCAAGACCTTCTGCCTGCAAACGCCTGCGTAGTATCAAGAGCCACCAATTTGGAAGATGTGTTTTTAGAGCATACAGGGCGGGACGTAGAGGCAACGCAGGAGGTGAAGTACAGGATATGA
- a CDS encoding ABC transporter permease, with product MTTLTDSFRVAWIDLCFIKRNIVMVLITSLVAPLLYLFAFGYGLGKGMTVEGYDYLSFMIPGIIALTTLSACFNTVATKVMVQRNYYQSFDELFLCSMTPNAIILGKSYAGVIRGLISCTVLYAIGLVISPEMLLTPSALILIPLSCLLYSLLGVVSGLLANSHLTLTVFTSLVILPMTFLCGTIFSLDSLPETVQAVIYALPLTHTTACIRSSILGTAFPWTSLIISIVYGTAFFLICRYLMTKGRK from the coding sequence ATGACCACACTGACAGACTCGTTCCGTGTTGCCTGGATAGACCTGTGTTTCATTAAAAGAAACATTGTGATGGTTTTGATAACATCTCTCGTAGCTCCTCTGCTCTACCTCTTCGCATTCGGCTACGGTCTTGGTAAAGGAATGACGGTTGAAGGATATGACTACTTATCGTTCATGATTCCTGGAATCATAGCTCTTACAACTCTTTCAGCATGCTTCAATACAGTAGCAACTAAAGTCATGGTTCAGCGCAACTATTACCAGAGCTTTGATGAGCTGTTCTTATGCTCAATGACCCCAAACGCAATCATTTTAGGAAAATCATATGCGGGAGTAATCAGGGGACTCATCAGCTGCACAGTTTTGTACGCTATCGGTTTGGTGATAAGTCCAGAAATGCTGCTGACCCCCTCCGCTCTGATTTTAATACCGCTCTCGTGTCTTCTATACTCCCTCTTAGGAGTAGTTTCCGGGCTGCTGGCAAACTCTCATCTGACTTTGACGGTATTTACCAGCCTGGTTATTCTGCCGATGACTTTTCTCTGCGGCACCATATTCTCATTGGACAGCCTGCCGGAGACTGTACAGGCCGTGATCTATGCCCTTCCTCTCACTCATACTACAGCATGCATAAGATCATCGATACTGGGTACAGCGTTTCCCTGGACATCTCTGATAATCTCGATAGTTTACGGAACTGCATTCTTCCTCATCTGCAGATATCTGATGACAAAGGGAAGAAAGTAA
- the ilvB gene encoding biosynthetic-type acetolactate synthase large subunit has protein sequence MQITGADLFVKSLQKENVDVLFAYPGGQAIDLFNALYGQDNIEMILPRHEQALVHAADGYARSTGKVGVCLVTSGPGATNLVTGIATANYDSVPLVCFTGQVPTSLIGNDAFQEVDTVGITRSISKYTVTVRNREDLATTIKKAFYIARSGKPGVVVVDLPKDVQQAYGSDYYPDTIDIRGYKPNTSVHSGQMKKAMDILNSAERPVFLIGGGVNIAHAGPEMTKLAEKTGIPVVTTIMGKGAVPTDHELYIGNLGIHGSYAANSAISNCDVLLSIGTRFNDRITGKVGEFAKNAKIIHVDIDPASISRNIVVDVPIVADAKNAITALLEKAEKLPIEDWMNQIRTWEQNYPLVMKSTHMTPQAIIQKINETFKEAIITTDVGQNQLWATQFLELNGNKQMLTSGGLGTMGYGFPAAIGAKIGNPEKDVIVITGDGGMQMNIQEMATAVVYELPVIICIMNNGYLGNVRQWQEMFFNKRYSSTCMRHRKSCPSPCSSPGNNCPEYTPDFVRLAESYGAKGIRVEKVEDIVPALLSAKKNKKSPTVIEFIIEREENVLPIVPPGSPLSDMIMENKE, from the coding sequence ATGCAGATTACAGGTGCAGACTTATTTGTTAAATCATTACAAAAAGAAAACGTGGACGTTCTTTTTGCCTACCCTGGCGGTCAGGCAATAGATCTATTCAATGCTCTTTACGGTCAGGACAATATAGAGATGATCCTGCCAAGACATGAACAGGCCCTTGTCCACGCCGCAGACGGCTATGCGCGTTCCACCGGCAAGGTGGGAGTGTGCTTAGTCACCAGCGGACCAGGTGCCACTAACTTAGTAACAGGAATCGCCACAGCCAATTATGACAGCGTTCCTCTTGTGTGTTTTACCGGGCAGGTTCCTACCAGCCTCATTGGAAATGATGCATTTCAGGAAGTAGATACTGTAGGCATTACCAGAAGCATATCCAAATATACTGTAACGGTCAGAAACAGAGAAGACCTGGCTACGACCATAAAAAAAGCATTTTATATTGCAAGATCTGGAAAACCAGGAGTTGTCGTTGTAGATCTGCCGAAGGATGTGCAGCAGGCATATGGCAGTGATTACTATCCAGACACCATAGACATCCGTGGCTACAAGCCCAATACATCTGTGCACAGCGGGCAGATGAAGAAAGCGATGGATATCCTCAACAGTGCAGAGAGGCCTGTATTCTTAATCGGCGGCGGTGTCAACATAGCCCATGCAGGTCCGGAAATGACAAAGCTAGCAGAAAAAACAGGCATACCTGTTGTCACAACCATCATGGGAAAGGGCGCTGTGCCTACAGACCATGAGCTATACATAGGCAATCTGGGAATTCATGGAAGCTATGCTGCAAACTCTGCAATCAGCAACTGTGATGTTCTTCTCTCAATAGGCACAAGATTCAACGACCGCATTACAGGGAAAGTCGGAGAATTCGCAAAGAATGCCAAGATCATTCACGTTGATATCGACCCGGCATCAATCTCGAGAAATATTGTTGTCGATGTTCCCATTGTTGCAGATGCCAAAAATGCCATAACTGCCCTGCTTGAAAAAGCCGAGAAACTGCCTATCGAAGACTGGATGAATCAGATCCGCACCTGGGAACAAAATTATCCTCTGGTGATGAAAAGCACACACATGACGCCTCAAGCAATTATCCAAAAAATAAATGAGACGTTTAAAGAGGCCATTATCACCACGGATGTGGGGCAGAATCAGCTGTGGGCGACCCAGTTCCTGGAGCTCAATGGAAACAAACAGATGCTCACCTCAGGCGGCTTAGGCACCATGGGATACGGTTTCCCGGCAGCCATAGGCGCCAAGATCGGAAATCCCGAAAAGGATGTCATTGTCATCACGGGAGACGGGGGCATGCAGATGAACATCCAGGAAATGGCAACTGCCGTGGTGTATGAGCTTCCGGTAATCATCTGTATAATGAATAACGGATATCTCGGCAATGTCCGCCAATGGCAGGAAATGTTCTTCAACAAGAGATACTCGAGCACCTGCATGCGTCACAGGAAAAGCTGTCCCAGTCCGTGCAGCTCACCGGGAAATAACTGCCCTGAATACACTCCTGACTTTGTACGACTGGCTGAGAGCTACGGGGCCAAAGGCATCCGTGTAGAAAAAGTGGAAGACATTGTTCCAGCGCTGCTCTCTGCAAAAAAGAACAAGAAGTCACCTACAGTCATTGAGTTCATAATTGAAAGGGAAGAGAATGTGCTTCCGATTGTTCCGCCGGGCAGCCCCCTCAGCGACATGATAATGGAAAATAAGGAGTGA
- the ilvN gene encoding acetolactate synthase small subunit: protein MKKRWISIFVENEVGVLARISGLFSGKSYNLNSLTVGTTEDQSISRMTISLTSDEQTFEQVKKQLNRSIEVIKVVDFTDIAIHMKELMFTKVFDCTQQDMTEIFRICKVFDVKAIDYNSTTVLLESIQTETRNDDLIRLLSNSFPNRLEIVRGGSVAIEAISITDR from the coding sequence ATGAAAAAACGATGGATCAGCATATTTGTAGAGAATGAAGTGGGAGTTCTTGCCCGCATCTCTGGATTATTCTCCGGTAAATCCTACAATCTAAACAGTCTCACAGTAGGAACCACGGAAGATCAGTCAATCTCTCGCATGACAATCAGTCTTACAAGTGATGAACAGACATTCGAACAAGTCAAAAAACAGCTTAACAGAAGCATAGAAGTCATCAAAGTAGTGGATTTCACAGACATTGCAATTCACATGAAAGAACTGATGTTTACCAAAGTCTTTGACTGTACCCAGCAGGACATGACTGAGATCTTCAGAATCTGCAAGGTGTTTGATGTCAAAGCCATAGATTATAATTCAACCACAGTTCTGCTGGAGAGCATTCAGACTGAAACAAGAAATGATGATCTGATCAGGCTCTTAAGCAACAGCTTCCCCAACCGTTTAGAGATAGTGAGGGGAGGAAGTGTTGCTATCGAAGCAATCAGCATAACCGACAGGTAA